Proteins encoded by one window of Crassostrea angulata isolate pt1a10 chromosome 9, ASM2561291v2, whole genome shotgun sequence:
- the LOC128162304 gene encoding multiple epidermal growth factor-like domains protein 10: MKNNIKLTIIPIIWMGIIFQDGCLSFIVAENADMCTSGYKWNQTIRQCIPCLSGYLSTNCEIQCPFPYFGRNCINKCNCGIEDCHHVNGCKIISEQTNYSNILTTTNERQNHTLCLVNHKWSSADQNCISCDSGYFGINCNTKCPPLSYGLNCLSECNCSENDCHHVYGCTQVSGDFSKEVSTIKYGSVRSTLSTDIETTRSAHVFMVNRENPNTEDRHKDTDFKSESTTTIKSARIGIILLSMVSVLITLLIISTFLPEKYQIIKFKQKEVLCDF, from the exons atgaaaaacaatataaagTTAACCATTATTCCTATAATATGGATGGGAATAATTTTTCAAGATGGGTGTCTGAGTTTCATTGTTGC AGAGAATGCAGACATGTGTACTTCAGGCTATAAGTGGAATCAAACAATCAGGCAATGTATAC cctGTCTTAGCGGATATCTTAGTACAAACTGTGAAATACAATGTCCGTTTCCATATTTTGGACGGAACTGTATAAATAAATGCAATTGTGGTATTGAGGACTGCCATCATGTAAACGGCTGCAAAATAATATCAGAGCAAACCAATTATTCTAATATTTTAACAACAACAAACGAAAG ACAAAATCACACACTTTGCCTAGTTAATCACAAGTGGAGTTCGGCAGATCAGAATTGCATTT CTTGTGATTCGGGATATTTTGGAATAAACTGCAACACAAAATGTCCGCCTCTAAGTTATGGATTAAATTGTTTATCAGAATGCAATTGCAGCGAAAACGACTGTCACCATGTTTATGGATGTACTCAAGTTTCTGGAG atttttccaAAGAGGTATCAACTATAAAATATGg ATCCGTAAGATCAACGTTATCAACTGACATCGAGACAACAAGAAGTGCTCATGTTTTCATGGTGAATAGAGAGAATCCAAATACAGAAGATAGACATAAAGATACTGATTTTAAATCGGAATCTACAACGACAATAAAGTCAGCGAGGATAGGTATAATTTTACTTTCAATGGTTTCTGTACTCATAACACTGTTGATAATTAGTACTTTTCTTCCTGAGAAATATCAGATCATAAAATTCAAGCAGAAAGAAGTTCTATGTGATTTCTAA